A single genomic interval of Adhaeribacter pallidiroseus harbors:
- a CDS encoding START domain-containing protein yields MPFLIFIFVYIIKIASTFPQNNWELRRNENEIAVYSRKVTNVSFKEIKVECELRGTPAQLVRIIKDVAHHPDWVYGVKKATVLKKKSDTNFIYHTESDMPWPVTDRDLVAENKIHSVAENGQVTIEVHSLKDYLPEKQGYVRVPYSEASWDILPLPNNKTKITYIFRVDPGGAIPAWLVNATIATGPYNSFMKLREILNKSNL; encoded by the coding sequence ATGCCATTTCTGATTTTTATCTTTGTTTATATCATTAAAATAGCCTCTACCTTTCCTCAGAATAATTGGGAGCTGCGGCGCAACGAAAACGAAATAGCCGTCTACAGCCGGAAAGTGACCAATGTTTCTTTTAAAGAAATAAAGGTAGAATGTGAGTTGCGTGGTACTCCCGCCCAGCTCGTTCGGATTATAAAAGATGTAGCCCACCATCCGGATTGGGTTTATGGGGTTAAAAAAGCGACGGTATTAAAAAAGAAATCAGATACTAATTTTATCTATCATACCGAATCCGATATGCCTTGGCCCGTAACCGATCGGGACTTGGTAGCCGAGAATAAAATTCATTCAGTGGCGGAAAATGGCCAAGTAACGATTGAAGTTCATAGCCTGAAAGATTACCTGCCGGAAAAACAAGGTTATGTGCGGGTGCCTTACTCCGAAGCGAGTTGGGATATTTTACCTTTGCCTAATAATAAAACAAAAATCACGTATATTTTCCGGGTAGATCCGGGAGGAGCTATTCCGGCGTGGCTGGTAAACGCTACCATTGCTACCGGACCTTACAACAGTTTTATGAAGTTGCGGGAGATACTAAATAAAAGCAATTTGTAA
- the atpC gene encoding ATP synthase F1 subunit epsilon, which translates to MHLEIITPDKKVFEGEVAGAKFPGTLGSFEVLNNHAPIISTLENGEIRITTATGAQFFQVDGGVVEVLNNRIIVLAESISA; encoded by the coding sequence ATGCATTTAGAAATTATTACCCCTGACAAAAAAGTATTTGAAGGAGAAGTTGCCGGCGCTAAATTTCCGGGTACCCTCGGCTCTTTCGAAGTACTAAATAACCATGCTCCTATTATCAGCACCCTGGAAAATGGCGAGATTCGCATAACCACCGCGACCGGGGCCCAATTTTTTCAGGTAGATGGCGGCGTAGTGGAAGTGCTAAACAATCGGATTATCGTATTGGCCGAATCTATTTCGGCTTAA